A stretch of the Xanthocytophaga agilis genome encodes the following:
- a CDS encoding helix-turn-helix domain-containing protein, producing MNLPPHCEASAFYTPDSKVKGFKVLEITGPAYPALSYNRRDFYKIVLGTGNMHIYYGDQTFDITGTFLFFANPYIPYSSEHRSPEQKGFACLFTKDFIGSRDRTERLLNSPLFRFDGTPVIPVSSEQAAFIEVLYRQMLSVYSGEYDEKDEMLRSCIDLIMHEALRILPQNGAKQRNAASRITYLFMDLLEKQFPIEVATDPLKLRTAQDFADQLAVHVNYLNRSVKEVTGKPISVHIAERITAEAKALLQHTNWSIGDIGYSLGFEYPSYFNNYFKRVTGASPNSFRKSLGKV from the coding sequence ATGAATCTACCCCCTCATTGTGAAGCTTCTGCCTTTTATACGCCTGATTCGAAAGTAAAAGGTTTTAAAGTCCTTGAGATTACAGGACCGGCTTATCCTGCACTGTCTTATAATAGACGTGATTTCTATAAGATAGTGTTGGGAACCGGCAATATGCATATTTATTATGGTGATCAAACCTTTGATATAACAGGTACTTTCCTATTTTTTGCCAACCCTTATATACCCTATTCCTCTGAACATCGGTCTCCCGAACAAAAAGGATTTGCCTGCCTGTTTACCAAAGATTTTATCGGAAGCAGAGATCGGACAGAACGTTTGCTGAACTCTCCGCTATTCCGTTTTGATGGAACTCCTGTCATTCCGGTGAGCAGCGAACAAGCAGCATTTATTGAAGTGCTGTATCGGCAAATGCTCTCTGTATATAGTGGTGAGTATGATGAGAAAGATGAAATGCTCAGAAGTTGTATAGACCTGATCATGCACGAAGCCTTGAGGATTCTGCCTCAAAACGGAGCAAAGCAGAGAAATGCAGCTTCACGGATTACCTATCTGTTTATGGACTTACTGGAAAAGCAATTCCCTATTGAAGTTGCTACTGATCCCCTTAAATTACGGACTGCCCAGGATTTTGCTGATCAGTTGGCTGTACATGTCAACTATCTGAATCGTTCCGTAAAGGAAGTGACAGGCAAACCCATTTCTGTACACATTGCCGAACGGATCACTGCTGAAGCTAAGGCTTTGCTTCAACATACCAACTGGAGTATAGGGGATATAGGCTATAGTCTGGGTTTTGAGTATCCAAGCTACTTTAACAACTACTTCAAACGGGTGACTGGTGCTAGCCCTAACTCCTTTCGGAAGAGCTTAGGGAAAGTATGA
- a CDS encoding alpha/beta hydrolase family protein gives MEQTALNSVETSTLRKGEDGRSTPTPVISVSPVVLSAPGRRVALEVRVSAPVTGSQLPIIVFAHGFGSSMDGYAPLANFWAAHGFVVIQPTFLDSKTLSPNPSAKHSEALATYLADPASASIWRVRVEDMKHILDQLDVIETAIPGLTGRLDRSRIAAVGHSFGAHTVSMLLGSRVIGADGSLDEDMSDARIKVGVLLCASGRGGEDLSPFAAEHLSYLNQNYAGLTTPTLVVAGDQDYSQLTVRGPEWFTDAYTLSPGADWLVTLFGAEHMLGGISGYQVTETTDENPDRVAAVQQLTWAYLRSALYSEDPAWTVACEALQNNPNPQGRVDGK, from the coding sequence ATGGAACAAACAGCATTAAACAGCGTGGAGACATCCACTTTACGTAAAGGAGAAGATGGACGTAGTACACCAACACCTGTCATCTCAGTAAGTCCGGTTGTGTTGTCAGCACCAGGTCGGAGAGTGGCTTTGGAGGTACGGGTTTCTGCCCCTGTAACCGGAAGCCAGTTACCAATCATCGTTTTTGCCCATGGCTTTGGCTCTTCGATGGATGGCTATGCACCCCTTGCCAATTTTTGGGCTGCACATGGCTTTGTAGTAATCCAGCCTACCTTTCTCGATTCCAAAACACTGAGTCCTAATCCGTCCGCAAAACACAGTGAAGCACTTGCCACCTATCTGGCCGATCCGGCTTCGGCTTCCATCTGGCGGGTTCGCGTAGAGGATATGAAGCATATTCTCGACCAGTTGGATGTGATTGAAACTGCTATTCCCGGACTTACAGGCCGCCTCGACCGAAGCCGTATTGCTGCGGTTGGACATTCGTTTGGTGCGCATACAGTCAGTATGTTATTGGGTTCACGGGTTATCGGTGCGGATGGCAGCCTGGACGAAGATATGTCTGATGCCCGTATCAAGGTTGGGGTGCTGCTTTGTGCAAGTGGTAGAGGAGGGGAGGATCTGAGTCCATTTGCTGCCGAACATCTGTCGTATCTGAATCAGAATTATGCCGGACTCACCACACCGACGCTTGTCGTAGCAGGTGATCAGGATTACTCACAGTTGACCGTTCGCGGGCCAGAGTGGTTTACAGATGCCTATACGCTGAGTCCTGGGGCTGATTGGCTGGTTACATTGTTTGGAGCTGAACATATGCTCGGGGGAATTTCCGGCTATCAGGTCACAGAAACCACCGATGAAAATCCGGATCGGGTGGCTGCCGTGCAGCAACTTACCTGGGCCTATCTGCGCAGTGCTCTCTATTCGGAAGATCCAGCCTGGACAGTAGCGTGTGAGGCGTTACAAAACAATCCAAATCCGCAAGGACGGGTGGATGGAAAGTAG
- the rpsA gene encoding 30S ribosomal protein S1 produces MSKSPENFDWDKVTSKGLGSGYTAAERAAMEALIEGTLTEVAEKEVVKGTVVGISERDVIVNIGFKSDGLVPLSEFRDNPTLKVGDVIDVFVENQEDPNGQLILSRKKAKILTAWDNIQKALDQDLVIEAFVKRRTKGGLIVDIFSIEAFLPGSQIDVKPIRDFDIYVGKKMEVKVVKINYANDNVVVSHKVLIEKDLENQRQVILTNLEKGQVLEGVVKNITNFGVFIDLGGVDGLLHITDISWGRVTHPEEVLKLDDKVTVVVLDFDEDKKRISLGMKQLTPHPWDSLPADVQVGSKVRGKIVNVADYGAFLELMPGVEGLIHVSEMSWSQHLRNPQEFVKIGDEIDAVVLTLDRDERKMSLGIKQLTEDPWTNPALLTKYAPGTQHKGIVRNLTNFGLFVELEEGIDGLVHVSDLSWTKKIKHPSEFTKVGEEIDVIVLEIDADSRRLALGHKQLEENPWDTFETVFYVGSTHRGTVISKNDKGATIELPYGIEGIAALKNLAKEDGSVAEVGESLDFKVAEFHKDEKRIVVSHSKVYTDAAEAATEKAAPKKKAKETKEEDKPETLGDNEALAALKEQLNSGKK; encoded by the coding sequence ATGAGTAAATCTCCTGAAAATTTTGACTGGGACAAGGTAACCTCCAAAGGTCTTGGTAGCGGCTACACGGCAGCCGAAAGAGCCGCAATGGAAGCTCTTATTGAAGGTACACTGACAGAAGTAGCCGAGAAAGAAGTGGTGAAAGGTACAGTGGTAGGCATTTCGGAAAGAGATGTGATCGTCAATATCGGTTTTAAATCAGACGGTCTGGTGCCTCTGTCCGAGTTCCGCGATAATCCAACCCTTAAAGTAGGTGATGTTATCGATGTATTCGTTGAAAACCAGGAAGATCCAAACGGACAATTGATTCTTTCCCGCAAAAAGGCTAAAATCCTGACTGCATGGGACAACATTCAGAAAGCCCTGGATCAGGACCTGGTAATCGAAGCGTTTGTAAAACGCCGTACCAAAGGTGGTCTGATTGTAGATATTTTCAGTATCGAAGCTTTCTTACCTGGTTCTCAAATTGATGTGAAGCCAATCCGTGACTTCGACATCTATGTAGGTAAGAAAATGGAAGTGAAAGTTGTGAAGATCAACTATGCTAACGATAACGTAGTCGTATCTCACAAAGTCCTGATCGAGAAAGATCTGGAAAACCAACGCCAGGTAATCCTTACCAACCTCGAAAAAGGTCAGGTATTGGAAGGCGTTGTGAAAAACATTACCAACTTCGGTGTGTTCATCGACCTTGGTGGTGTAGACGGTCTGTTGCACATCACAGATATTTCCTGGGGCCGCGTAACGCATCCGGAAGAAGTATTGAAGCTGGACGACAAAGTTACCGTAGTTGTGCTTGACTTCGATGAAGACAAGAAACGTATCTCATTGGGTATGAAACAACTTACTCCTCACCCATGGGATTCATTACCAGCAGACGTACAGGTAGGTTCAAAAGTTCGTGGCAAAATCGTAAACGTAGCAGATTACGGTGCATTCCTGGAACTGATGCCTGGTGTAGAAGGTCTGATCCACGTATCCGAAATGTCATGGTCTCAACACCTGCGTAACCCTCAGGAGTTTGTGAAGATCGGTGACGAAATCGATGCGGTAGTATTGACTCTTGACCGTGATGAGCGCAAAATGTCTCTGGGTATCAAACAACTGACTGAAGATCCTTGGACTAACCCTGCGTTGTTGACTAAATACGCTCCTGGTACTCAGCACAAAGGTATTGTACGTAACCTGACTAACTTCGGTCTGTTCGTAGAACTGGAAGAAGGTATCGATGGTTTGGTACACGTATCTGACCTGTCTTGGACCAAGAAAATCAAACATCCTTCTGAGTTTACAAAAGTAGGCGAAGAAATCGATGTAATCGTTCTTGAAATCGATGCTGACAGCCGTCGTTTGGCTCTGGGTCATAAACAACTGGAAGAAAACCCATGGGATACTTTCGAAACAGTATTCTATGTAGGTTCTACTCACCGTGGTACTGTGATCTCTAAAAACGACAAAGGTGCAACTATCGAATTGCCATATGGTATTGAAGGCATCGCTGCTCTGAAAAACCTGGCAAAAGAAGATGGTTCTGTAGCTGAAGTAGGCGAGTCTCTTGACTTTAAAGTAGCTGAGTTCCATAAAGACGAAAAACGTATTGTGGTTTCTCATTCTAAAGTATACACAGACGCAGCAGAGGCAGCCACTGAAAAAGCGGCTCCTAAGAAAAAAGCGAAAGAAACTAAAGAGGAAGACAAACCTGAAACTCTTGGTGACAACGAAGCTTTAGCTGCCCTGAAAGAGCAACTGAATTCTGGAAAGAAATAA
- a CDS encoding 4-fold beta flower protein, whose amino-acid sequence METTLYDKNGRPVAYISSENDNAIYIWDGHAVCYIEEDKIYGWKGKHIGWFVDNIIYDTQGYRVGFTLETCPSMPYVEPVKYVKYVQYVKYVKYVSSVRPIFSLGFSDLGLKEFLEQDKV is encoded by the coding sequence ATGGAAACAACACTTTATGATAAAAACGGAAGACCAGTTGCATATATTTCATCGGAAAATGATAATGCAATCTATATATGGGACGGTCACGCAGTTTGTTACATTGAGGAAGATAAAATATATGGCTGGAAGGGTAAACATATAGGTTGGTTTGTAGACAATATTATTTATGACACACAAGGTTATAGAGTTGGATTTACCCTTGAAACCTGTCCTTCTATGCCTTATGTTGAACCAGTAAAGTATGTAAAATACGTTCAGTATGTAAAATATGTAAAATATGTTTCTTCTGTAAGGCCCATTTTTTCATTAGGTTTCTCAGACTTAGGGTTAAAGGAGTTTTTGGAACAAGATAAAGTATAG
- a CDS encoding Shedu anti-phage system protein SduA domain-containing protein — MRQELSIEQLVDLAEREGSLEEISQVVAELYKHNDTKALDLCIKLALSDYGGITYKAEFQNIGVIGTLHWGPNGIKKLAEAAINAERYRATNNVTRFLSYISSKSLEHLPFIMQGLPSIQLLELSSEKYKTSAWTKAAKESLIDVVKSVETEDRFPMGITNNLGFAINENAQEHIFAALIARWFNFSSNGLKHFSELVFSRGKAEIDYQNFLVANPYILEPFHAQIWSKPKFGEDLIPDFLIRSMDNSYTVVEIEQADFPIMTKAGELSAKTTHAKRQALDFRDWAINNGLYAAKKFPGIYRPYCLVVIGCETELDAMQAQRLKQENESTQGVLKIVGFDWLLNRAAMTLDNLVNFGFDRHTFKETIKE, encoded by the coding sequence ATGAGACAAGAACTTTCAATAGAACAACTTGTTGATTTAGCCGAGAGAGAAGGTAGCTTAGAAGAGATAAGCCAAGTTGTCGCAGAACTGTATAAGCATAATGACACTAAAGCTTTGGACCTTTGTATAAAACTTGCTTTGTCAGATTATGGAGGCATAACTTATAAAGCAGAATTTCAGAACATTGGAGTTATAGGAACCCTCCATTGGGGGCCAAATGGAATAAAAAAATTAGCTGAAGCAGCAATCAATGCTGAAAGATATAGAGCTACTAACAATGTTACAAGATTTTTAAGCTATATATCAAGCAAGTCTCTAGAACACCTTCCATTCATAATGCAAGGATTACCTAGCATTCAATTATTAGAGTTGTCAAGTGAAAAATATAAGACGTCTGCCTGGACTAAAGCTGCTAAAGAATCTCTTATTGATGTGGTAAAATCAGTTGAAACCGAGGACAGGTTTCCAATGGGCATCACCAATAATCTTGGTTTTGCCATTAATGAGAATGCACAGGAACATATTTTTGCAGCGTTGATTGCTAGATGGTTTAACTTTAGTTCTAATGGGTTGAAACACTTTTCAGAACTAGTCTTTAGTAGAGGTAAAGCCGAGATAGATTATCAGAATTTCTTGGTTGCTAATCCATACATTCTTGAGCCATTTCATGCTCAGATTTGGTCAAAGCCTAAGTTTGGTGAAGACTTGATACCTGATTTCCTTATTAGATCTATGGATAATAGTTACACTGTAGTAGAAATTGAACAAGCTGATTTTCCTATTATGACAAAAGCTGGCGAATTATCAGCTAAAACGACCCATGCTAAAAGGCAAGCTTTAGATTTCAGAGATTGGGCAATAAATAACGGCTTATACGCTGCAAAAAAATTTCCTGGTATATATCGTCCATACTGTTTGGTCGTAATTGGTTGTGAAACAGAGCTGGACGCAATGCAAGCTCAACGACTCAAGCAAGAAAACGAATCAACACAGGGAGTCCTAAAGATTGTTGGATTTGATTGGTTGTTGAACCGGGCAGCAATGACTCTTGACAACCTAGTTAATTTCGGATTTGACAGACACACATTTAAGGAAACAATTAAGGAATGA
- a CDS encoding XRE family transcriptional regulator, producing the protein MTPSEQNIFGNRLKLARKMAGFSLQELADALENIVTKQALHKYEMGLMKPSNDALIAISKALKVKPDFFLKTDQVELGEVLFRKKTTLSKKIEESIIEKVRYYVERSLEIENILGLESKFENPLENFVINNRNDIELAAAELRSNWQLGLIPIHNLVEMLELRGVKILLIDDVDDIDGLAVYTSEKIPIVVVNTRNKPIERIRFTVIHELAHLLLILNKSIEDNPKEVEKYCHLFSSCFLLPREMLIKMIGSTKRNYIKIQELIAIKEYFGISIRAIVHRLKEMEVITESYYNRWVVYISKEYGAKDEPGKYKGEEKSRNFDQLVNRALAEELISLSKAATLWDVTVDQLRNGYIGKQ; encoded by the coding sequence ATGACACCGTCAGAACAAAATATATTTGGCAATAGATTAAAGTTGGCTAGGAAAATGGCCGGATTTTCTTTACAAGAACTTGCCGATGCACTAGAAAATATAGTGACAAAACAAGCACTTCATAAATATGAAATGGGCTTAATGAAACCCTCAAATGATGCTCTAATAGCTATCTCAAAGGCACTTAAGGTTAAGCCCGATTTCTTTTTAAAGACAGACCAAGTAGAGCTTGGAGAAGTATTATTCAGAAAGAAAACAACGCTGTCCAAAAAAATAGAAGAATCTATTATTGAGAAGGTTAGATATTATGTCGAACGATCTTTGGAGATTGAAAATATACTAGGATTAGAAAGTAAATTTGAAAATCCTCTTGAAAACTTTGTAATAAATAATCGAAATGATATAGAGCTAGCAGCTGCAGAATTAAGAAGTAACTGGCAGTTAGGACTTATTCCTATTCACAATTTGGTGGAGATGCTTGAGTTGAGAGGAGTAAAAATATTGTTGATTGATGATGTTGATGATATAGATGGGCTCGCTGTTTACACTTCAGAAAAGATTCCGATCGTAGTTGTAAATACTCGAAACAAACCGATTGAACGAATTAGATTTACAGTTATTCATGAGCTTGCTCATCTTTTACTCATCCTAAATAAATCAATAGAAGATAATCCAAAGGAAGTTGAAAAATATTGTCATTTGTTTTCAAGTTGTTTTTTGCTACCGAGAGAGATGCTTATTAAGATGATCGGTTCTACCAAAAGAAACTATATTAAAATACAAGAGTTAATAGCCATCAAGGAGTATTTCGGAATTTCAATTAGAGCAATTGTCCATAGGTTAAAAGAAATGGAGGTGATAACTGAAAGTTATTATAATCGTTGGGTCGTTTACATATCAAAAGAATACGGAGCGAAAGATGAACCTGGCAAGTACAAAGGAGAAGAAAAATCAAGAAATTTTGATCAATTAGTAAATAGAGCTTTAGCCGAGGAACTAATAAGTTTGAGTAAGGCTGCAACATTATGGGATGTAACAGTTGACCAATTAAGAAATGGATACATTGGCAAGCAATAG
- a CDS encoding B12-binding domain-containing radical SAM protein yields MKVVIINSPLFREKNDLYDEDSLPPIGLGYIATILQSNGIDVSLIDAVHQRISVNELLHELNTSKPDFLASNIFTTNYDLVKEIVENISFQTHLIIGGLATKDLYKDIIGWNSDNKIDVVTGDGELITFDIILNRLIEDPFFKSNNRRVFKVDQHSRYFVNDISDIPLNRDFFPNEPVAHPLGFIEANIVTSRGCIYDCTFCAAARSLNKDFSIRERSEASIKAELNLIKQQYPSVNSIRVLDDLFLKTRNTVQKAINVFLGQNLQWRAMAHVMTFHNIEDSIMQLLQKSGCYELFIGIESGSPKVLSSINKTKNVQLIVENLTKVFKAGINIKGYFIYGFPDETLEDMEMTFRLAEELKKISESYQTNFRTSVFQYRPYHGTQIYHDLERKGINASVQNIAPNNTLSNLVGRLQFNFHSGNYSEVESEKVHAYIYNTINLNNGRIFNGLESRTEPS; encoded by the coding sequence ATGAAAGTGGTAATTATTAACTCTCCATTATTCAGAGAGAAGAACGACCTATATGATGAGGATTCGCTTCCACCCATTGGTTTAGGGTACATTGCTACTATTTTGCAAAGTAATGGGATTGATGTCAGTTTAATTGACGCTGTCCATCAGAGAATATCTGTAAATGAGCTGCTACATGAGTTAAATACTTCCAAGCCTGACTTTTTAGCAAGCAATATATTTACTACTAATTACGATCTAGTAAAGGAAATAGTTGAAAATATTTCTTTTCAGACTCATTTAATAATTGGTGGACTAGCAACTAAAGATTTATACAAAGACATAATAGGCTGGAATTCAGATAATAAAATAGATGTAGTAACAGGAGATGGAGAATTAATAACATTTGATATTATTCTTAATCGTTTAATTGAAGATCCATTTTTCAAATCAAATAATAGAAGAGTTTTTAAAGTAGATCAACATTCGAGGTATTTTGTAAATGACATTTCTGATATTCCACTAAATAGAGATTTTTTTCCTAATGAGCCAGTTGCTCACCCTTTAGGTTTTATTGAGGCTAATATAGTTACGAGTAGGGGCTGTATATATGATTGTACCTTTTGTGCTGCGGCTCGATCCTTAAATAAGGATTTTTCTATTCGAGAGAGGAGTGAGGCTTCAATAAAAGCTGAATTAAATTTAATTAAGCAACAATATCCCTCCGTTAACTCAATTAGAGTGCTAGATGATTTATTCCTAAAAACACGTAATACAGTACAAAAAGCAATAAATGTATTCTTAGGTCAGAATCTTCAATGGCGTGCGATGGCACATGTCATGACTTTTCATAACATTGAAGATTCTATAATGCAGTTGTTACAGAAAAGCGGTTGTTATGAACTCTTTATAGGGATTGAATCAGGATCTCCTAAGGTTTTAAGCTCGATTAATAAAACTAAAAACGTCCAACTAATAGTAGAGAATCTCACAAAGGTCTTCAAAGCAGGAATAAATATTAAAGGATATTTTATTTATGGCTTTCCAGATGAAACTTTAGAGGATATGGAGATGACATTTCGCTTAGCAGAAGAATTAAAGAAAATTTCAGAAAGTTATCAGACGAACTTTAGAACTAGTGTCTTTCAGTATAGGCCATATCATGGAACTCAGATATATCATGATTTGGAAAGAAAAGGGATAAATGCCAGTGTTCAAAATATAGCCCCTAATAATACACTTTCAAATCTTGTTGGCCGCTTGCAATTTAATTTTCATAGCGGAAATTATTCAGAGGTTGAAAGTGAAAAGGTTCATGCCTATATTTACAACACAATCAACTTAAATAATGGCAGAATATTCAACGGTCTTGAATCTCGAACTGAACCCAGTTAG
- a CDS encoding uracil-DNA glycosylase family protein — protein sequence MAEYSTVLNLELNPVRSKLCNLCGLYLNQFPVLDKSKNPNVFWVGLSAVQFDEDQITRQPLASDTRSGALIEAIENLLIDKISFYKTNLVKCLPLKEGKIRYPLEHEMEKCFPNLEIELNFFQPDIVFLLGKQVATFVLKKKGITNITLSDEFKYSSILINNITFIPIHHPSYIQVYKQSKKDLYIESIQKMCMNILNINHISYSIIDHLYSL from the coding sequence ATGGCAGAATATTCAACGGTCTTGAATCTCGAACTGAACCCAGTTAGAAGTAAGTTATGCAACCTATGTGGACTCTACTTAAACCAATTTCCTGTATTAGATAAATCAAAAAATCCAAATGTTTTTTGGGTTGGACTTTCTGCAGTGCAATTTGATGAAGATCAAATTACTAGACAACCTTTAGCATCTGATACACGTTCAGGCGCTCTAATTGAAGCAATAGAAAATCTCTTAATAGACAAAATTTCGTTTTACAAAACTAATCTGGTAAAATGCCTTCCTTTAAAAGAAGGCAAAATAAGATATCCTCTTGAGCATGAAATGGAAAAGTGTTTTCCAAACTTAGAGATCGAATTAAATTTTTTTCAACCAGATATTGTTTTTTTATTGGGAAAGCAAGTTGCAACGTTTGTGCTAAAGAAGAAAGGGATTACTAATATAACCCTATCAGACGAATTTAAGTATTCTTCTATTCTTATCAATAATATCACTTTTATCCCTATTCATCATCCTTCTTATATTCAAGTATACAAGCAAAGTAAGAAAGACTTATATATTGAGAGTATTCAAAAAATGTGTATGAACATTCTCAATATCAATCACATCTCTTACAGTATAATAGATCATTTATATAGTTTATAA
- a CDS encoding toll/interleukin-1 receptor domain-containing protein, with protein sequence MTILTKNDLLQVRLGASEQEVRAFSNKKNQMFEARRNRNPTVFLSHSHHDKEQIEKALVLLNKLGVDVYVDWLDEGMPDVPNGETARKIKDKIKENRKFVVLATNKAITSKWVNWELGYGDADKYIENISIIPIAENDGNWIGNEYLQIYPRVEKESSYNYYKQVWDTIYTVIYPNGKKIMLKDWLTN encoded by the coding sequence ATGACAATACTTACAAAAAATGACTTGCTTCAGGTTCGCTTGGGTGCGTCTGAACAGGAAGTTCGTGCCTTCTCTAATAAAAAAAATCAGATGTTTGAGGCAAGGCGAAATAGAAACCCTACTGTTTTCCTATCACATAGTCATCATGATAAAGAACAGATTGAAAAGGCTTTAGTTTTATTAAACAAACTTGGAGTTGATGTATATGTTGATTGGCTAGATGAGGGCATGCCTGATGTTCCTAACGGTGAAACAGCTAGAAAAATAAAAGATAAAATCAAAGAAAATAGAAAGTTTGTTGTATTAGCTACTAATAAAGCAATTACCTCTAAGTGGGTAAATTGGGAGCTAGGCTATGGTGATGCAGATAAATATATTGAAAACATATCCATCATTCCCATTGCGGAAAATGATGGCAATTGGATAGGTAATGAGTATTTACAAATTTATCCTAGAGTTGAGAAAGAGAGTTCTTACAACTATTACAAACAGGTTTGGGATACTATATATACTGTTATTTATCCTAATGGAAAAAAGATAATGTTGAAAGATTGGTTAACTAATTAA
- a CDS encoding SIR2 family protein: MNFSPEIKTFISEYVKHIRQKDAAIFAGAGLSRIKGFVTWAQLLDDIATELGLDISKESDFISIAQYHVNKNQNIDKIRRKIMEEFSDISSPSEVHQTLAKLPIETYWTTNYDTLIEDALKQLHRKPDVKHEVKQLPHTVPNRKAVVYKMHGDVHHPADAIITKDHFEKYSLTHQSFATALNGDLLSKTFLFIGFSFTDPNLANVLARLSFRFGESSRQHYCFIRRIKRSEFKNKADYEYANRKQELMVQDLKRYKIQALLIEEYEDILSILKEIERQFQKKTIFISGSAVEYGSMDTNQAQEFIHKLSSELIRENLTIVNGFGWGVGSAIINGALERIFENQDKYSEEQLILRPFPQFKTGTKLLTEMWDEYRHQMISMAGIALFLFGNKSKDGQTINADGVMKEFDVAISKGLLPIPVGATGYMSKEIWRKVDQNFDVYYKDTALIRNKAKFMELNDNLCLPEVLIKRVVDIIKLVNK, translated from the coding sequence ATGAATTTTTCACCTGAAATAAAGACGTTCATAAGTGAATATGTGAAACATATTCGACAAAAAGATGCTGCAATATTTGCTGGAGCTGGTTTATCTAGAATAAAGGGTTTTGTGACTTGGGCTCAATTATTAGATGATATAGCTACCGAGCTAGGGTTAGATATAAGCAAGGAAAGCGATTTTATTTCAATTGCTCAATATCATGTCAATAAAAACCAAAATATAGACAAAATAAGACGAAAGATTATGGAGGAGTTTTCCGATATTTCTTCCCCGTCAGAAGTACATCAAACATTAGCTAAGTTACCAATTGAAACCTATTGGACTACTAATTATGATACACTCATTGAAGACGCATTAAAACAGTTGCATCGTAAACCTGATGTTAAACATGAGGTTAAGCAGCTTCCACACACTGTACCTAATAGAAAAGCTGTTGTCTATAAAATGCATGGTGATGTGCATCATCCTGCTGATGCTATCATTACAAAAGACCATTTTGAAAAATACTCCCTTACTCACCAATCATTTGCCACAGCATTAAATGGAGACTTGCTATCAAAAACTTTCCTTTTCATTGGTTTCAGTTTTACTGATCCTAACCTGGCAAATGTGTTAGCAAGATTAAGCTTTCGCTTCGGTGAGAGTTCACGTCAGCACTACTGCTTTATTAGAAGGATTAAAAGATCTGAATTTAAAAATAAAGCTGATTATGAATATGCTAATAGAAAGCAAGAATTAATGGTACAGGACTTAAAGAGGTACAAAATACAAGCTTTACTTATAGAAGAATATGAGGACATCTTATCAATATTAAAAGAGATTGAAAGACAGTTTCAAAAGAAAACTATTTTTATTTCTGGTAGTGCTGTTGAATATGGCTCAATGGATACAAATCAAGCGCAAGAATTTATCCACAAACTAAGTAGTGAATTAATAAGGGAGAATTTAACTATAGTAAATGGATTTGGATGGGGTGTAGGAAGTGCTATAATAAATGGTGCACTTGAAAGGATTTTTGAGAATCAAGATAAATATTCTGAAGAACAATTGATATTAAGGCCATTTCCTCAATTTAAGACAGGAACAAAGTTGCTAACTGAGATGTGGGATGAGTATCGGCACCAAATGATATCTATGGCAGGAATCGCTTTATTTTTGTTTGGTAACAAAAGTAAAGATGGTCAAACCATTAATGCAGATGGGGTAATGAAAGAATTTGATGTTGCCATTTCAAAAGGATTGCTTCCTATTCCTGTTGGTGCTACTGGTTATATGTCAAAAGAGATATGGAGGAAAGTTGACCAAAATTTTGATGTATATTATAAAGATACAGCACTTATTAGAAACAAGGCAAAGTTTATGGAGCTAAATGACAATTTATGTCTACCAGAAGTATTAATTAAGAGGGTTGTTGACATAATCAAATTGGTAAATAAATAA